Genomic window (Bosea vaviloviae):
GTATTTGCGGGCGAGCGCACCGCGCGGCCCGCGCCCGGCCGCGTCGATGATCCCGCTCACGACACGATCCGCGAGGCGCGCACGCGCAGCGAAAGCGGGATCGTCAATCCCAGCGCCATCGCCGTCTTCTCATTGATCACCAGTTCGAAGCTGCGCGAGAACTGGACGGGGAGCTCGGCAACGTTCGCGCCACGAAAGATCAGGTCGATATAGCTCGCCATGACCAGATCGGATTCATCGCGACCGCCGGTATAGGAGATCAGCCCGCCGGCCTCGACGAAGGTCTCGTAAGGATACATCGTCGGCATCCGGTATTTCGCCACCAGCGGCGCGATCACCCGGGCATTCCGGAAGGTGAAGCTGTCCGGCGGGAAAAACAGTCCCGTGCCCGGTTGCGCGGCGAGTTCGGCAAGAGCGGGCTCGATCTCGCTCAGGGCCGAGACCGGTGCGCTGACCAGCGATATCCCGACCTCGCTTGCGCTCCTGCTGAGATGCTCGACATAGGTCACGCCTCCAGCCGCCGCGGAGGCCGGATTGAAGATGACGCCGATCCGCAGGGTCGCCGGCGCGATCTCGCGCAGCAGATCGACCCATTTCGCCGCCATCGACGGCTCATTGTTGCTGAAGCCGGTCGCGTTGCCTTCCGGGCGCTCGAGCGAACGCACGAAACCGCTCCCGACCGGATCGGACGCTGTCGAGAACAACACCGGGATCGTGCGCGTCGCGGCCAGGATGGCGGCCGTCTCGGTGCTGGAGCCGGCGACGATGACGTCGGGCGCTTCGCCGACCAGTTCCCTCGCCGTCGTCGCCAGGGTCTGCGGATCGGAGTTGGAGGAGCGGACGAGGTAGCGAATATTCTGCCCTTCGATCCAGCCGCGCTGCACCATCAGGCGCTTCAGAATGCCCAGCCGCGTCAGCACGATCGGATGGTCGAGCGGCAAACCGACCATGAAGGCGGCGAGCCGCAGGCGCTCGGCCGCCTCGGTGGACGACGACGCGAAGCCCGCGGTGAGGGAGGCCAACGCACAGAGAAAGGACCGACGCTGCATCCGGACCGCCAGGATCGTCATGCGCCGCGCTCATCGCGGCGATGGATACGAACGGTGCCATGTCCCGCCGCGCAGGTCGAGCGTCAGGACGTTAGGGAAATAGGCTGCCTATTTGCGCCAGCGCGGCGCGCTGTATCCCCAGTAACGCGCATCGACCCGCGCCTCGGGGATGGGCCACTCATAGACCGGCGCGAAGATCCAGCATTGCAGCCGATTCCATTCGGCCGCGTCCCGCGCCCCGTTACAGGCTCCGATATGCGAGCGCTGCCAAAAGGCGGTCGCCGGCATGGGCCACGCGAACAGCGCAAGCGCGAGGACGAAGATCGATCTGCTCAAGCAGCGACGCCTCATTGGCGGCCCCGGTCGACCGGGGCCGCTTCGACACCAAGCTCATGAGGAAGGCATGGATGTCCTACCAAACGCTAAACAGCCGCGCGCCGGCCGTCAGGGGAAGCGGGTCTTCAGCGCCTCGAACAATGTGACCTGCTCGGCGATCAGCGCTCGGCTCGCATCGCGCCGGACGAAGACCTTGAACATCGCCTCGCCCGCGCCGTTGAAGAACTGCACCGAGCAGGACCGGCGCCCATGGAAGAGCCGGTCGACCAGATAGATCGCGCGGCAATTCTCGGCCTTGATATGGCCGCCGATCGGGCTGTCGCCATGGATGTTGTAATAGCCATGGCCGAAGGAGCCGACCGGCAGCGCGCCTTCGCATTCCAGCACGATATCGGGCGTGTGGACGATGAAGAGCACGCTTCCCCAGTTCGAGAGTTCCTGCCAGAGCCCCTCGAAGCGTTCGGGCGCGATCGCCGTCCGCTGTCCCAGCGGCGTCTCCTCCAGCACGGCCAGCGTCGACACGCCGACCTCGCGGGCGATCGCCTCGATGACGCCGTCGGGCTTGGCCGCCAGCATCTGCCTGACACGCGCCATCGGGTCGGTTGCCGGCGGTTCCTGGCCAGCCAGCGGGATCACCTGCGAGATCGACATGCCGCCTGCCCTCACTCGGCCGCCTGGCGAGGCCGATGCGGATTGCTTTCGCTCAGCACCGTCTCGAAGCCCTCGAACTCGGGATGACCGAGATATATCGGCGTCTCGCGCGGCTGGCCGGCATTGCGATGGGATTCGCGGAACTGCTCGGATTTGGTCCAGGCCGTGAAATCCTCCTTCGAGGCCCAGCTGGTATGCGAGGAATAGAGGGTGTGATCCTCCTTCTCCGGGCCCTTCAGCAGATGGAAGCCGAGGAAGCCCGTCATCTCGTCGAGGCGCGTCTTGCGCGACGACCAGACCGTCTCGAAGGCGGCCTCCTCTCCCTTGACGACCTTGAAGCGGTTCATGGCGATGAACATGGGATTTATCCTGACTTGGCTGGCGGATGAGTTGGCTTGGGTGGTTCTGGTAGAGCGTTTTCGAGCGAAGTGGCCACCGCTCTAGTGTGCCGAATTGGACGGGATTGCCGTCCGGATCGACAAGAATTGTCGGTTTTCAAGGCGACACGGAAATGCGCCTGATCGTGGCGGAAGAATACACGGTGCAGCCTCGACTCAGGAATACAGCTCGCTGGCTGACGCCGGATGCGCCTCGCCGACAAGCGTTCAGCGCTCACCATGCCCGGCGTGCCACTCTTGACCCTCTGTAGTAAAACCGAATATCTCCGTCAACAACGCCGAAACATAATCTAAATTAGACGAATTAAAAAGAACGAATACTTGCCTCGAATGTTAACGCGAGGCAACCAACACCAGACGGAGATGATCTCATGGCCGGCCGCAATGCCCTGCTCGCCCCGGCGGCTCGCCGCCTCAATCGGCGCGAACTCGGTGCAGCTCTCGCCTTGACCCTGATCGCCGCCATCGATCTGACGAGCCCCGCCTCCTTCGTCACCCGCAGCTTCGCGCAGACGCCCGAGCGCATCGTCGCCGCCGGCGGCGTGATCACCGAAGTGCTGTATGCGCTGGGCCTGCAGGACAGGCTTGTGGGCGTCGACTCGACCAGCCAGTTCCCGGCTGAGGCGCTGAAGGACAAGCCCAATATCGGCTATGTCCGGGCCCTCTCGGCGGAAGGCGTGCTCTCGCTCAGGCCCTCGCTCGTCATGGCGATCACCAGCGCCGGCCCGCCGGATGCGATCTCGCTGCTGAACGAAGCAGGCGTGCGCCTCGCGCGGATTCCCGATGATATGAGCGCCGAGGGCGTCGTCACCAAGATCGAGGCGATCGGCGCGGTCGCCGGCGCGGCCGAGCCCGCGCGCCGGCTCGCGGCGCAGACCAAGGCACGCTTCGACGAGCTGGCGACGCTGCGCACGGCTTTGCCGGCTAAGCGCCGTGTGCTCTTCGTGCTGTCATTGCAGAATGGCCGCATAATGGTCGGCGGGCGCAACAGTTCGGCGGACGCGATCATCGATCTCGCCGGCGGCATCAATGCAGCGGCCGCAGTCGAGGGCTACAAGACGATGACCGACGAGGCGATCATCGCTGCTGCGCCCGACGCCATCCTGATGATGCGCAACAGCGGCAACCACGACACGGCAACCGAGGCGCTGTTCGCCTTGCCCGCCTTCTCCCAGACGCCGGCGGCGGCGCAGCGCGCCCATATCGTCATGGACGGCCTCTATCTGCTCGGCTTCGGCCCGCGCACGCCGGCGGCCGCCCGCGACCTCATGGCCGCGCTCTATCCCGGCGCCGCGATCCCGCCGCTGAAGACGGCGGCTGCACCATGACGCTTGCCGCCCGCCCCGGCGAGCTCGCCGCCTTGTCGTCGCTTGCAGCCTTCGCGGCCGGCCGGAGGCGACAGGCGGTCCTCGCGGTCGTCGGCGTGACCTTGCTCTGCCTCGTGCTCGCCATCGTCGCCACCGGCCAAGGTGCGGTCCAGATCGCCCCGGCTCGCGTCGCCGAGATCCTGATGGCGAAGCTCTCCGGCCAGGGCGAATTGCTCACCGGGCGCGACGCGCTGGTCGTGCTCAACATCCGCCTGCCCCGCGTGCTGCTCGCCATGCTGATCGGCGCGGCGCTCGCCATCTCGGGCGCGCTGATGCAGGGCCTGTTCCGCAATCCGCTCGCCGACCCCGGCCTCGTCGGCGTCTCGGCCGGAGCGGGGCTCGCCGCGGCGACGACCATCGTCCTGGGCGACCGCCTCCTCGCCGGCACCGGCTTCAAATTGCCTTTCGCCGCCCTGCCCGTCGGCGCCTTCTGCGGCGGCCTGATCTCGACATTGGCGCTCTATCTGATCGCGACGCGCCAGGGCCGCACCTCGGTCGCGACCATGCTGCTCGCCGGCGTCGCGCTCGGCGCTCTGGC
Coding sequences:
- a CDS encoding ABC transporter substrate-binding protein, producing the protein MTILAVRMQRRSFLCALASLTAGFASSSTEAAERLRLAAFMVGLPLDHPIVLTRLGILKRLMVQRGWIEGQNIRYLVRSSNSDPQTLATTARELVGEAPDVIVAGSSTETAAILAATRTIPVLFSTASDPVGSGFVRSLERPEGNATGFSNNEPSMAAKWVDLLREIAPATLRIGVIFNPASAAAGGVTYVEHLSRSASEVGISLVSAPVSALSEIEPALAELAAQPGTGLFFPPDSFTFRNARVIAPLVAKYRMPTMYPYETFVEAGGLISYTGGRDESDLVMASYIDLIFRGANVAELPVQFSRSFELVINEKTAMALGLTIPLSLRVRASRIVS
- the hutX gene encoding heme utilization cystosolic carrier protein HutX, with translation MSISQVIPLAGQEPPATDPMARVRQMLAAKPDGVIEAIAREVGVSTLAVLEETPLGQRTAIAPERFEGLWQELSNWGSVLFIVHTPDIVLECEGALPVGSFGHGYYNIHGDSPIGGHIKAENCRAIYLVDRLFHGRRSCSVQFFNGAGEAMFKVFVRRDASRALIAEQVTLFEALKTRFP
- a CDS encoding antibiotic biosynthesis monooxygenase family protein, yielding MFIAMNRFKVVKGEEAAFETVWSSRKTRLDEMTGFLGFHLLKGPEKEDHTLYSSHTSWASKEDFTAWTKSEQFRESHRNAGQPRETPIYLGHPEFEGFETVLSESNPHRPRQAAE
- a CDS encoding heme/hemin ABC transporter substrate-binding protein, with the protein product MAGRNALLAPAARRLNRRELGAALALTLIAAIDLTSPASFVTRSFAQTPERIVAAGGVITEVLYALGLQDRLVGVDSTSQFPAEALKDKPNIGYVRALSAEGVLSLRPSLVMAITSAGPPDAISLLNEAGVRLARIPDDMSAEGVVTKIEAIGAVAGAAEPARRLAAQTKARFDELATLRTALPAKRRVLFVLSLQNGRIMVGGRNSSADAIIDLAGGINAAAAVEGYKTMTDEAIIAAAPDAILMMRNSGNHDTATEALFALPAFSQTPAAAQRAHIVMDGLYLLGFGPRTPAAARDLMAALYPGAAIPPLKTAAAP
- a CDS encoding FecCD family ABC transporter permease, with product MTLAARPGELAALSSLAAFAAGRRRQAVLAVVGVTLLCLVLAIVATGQGAVQIAPARVAEILMAKLSGQGELLTGRDALVVLNIRLPRVLLAMLIGAALAISGALMQGLFRNPLADPGLVGVSAGAGLAAATTIVLGDRLLAGTGFKLPFAALPVGAFCGGLISTLALYLIATRQGRTSVATMLLAGVALGALAGSLTGLLAFISDDRQLRDLTFWSLGSLGGASWAKLVIVAPIVLPLLLAVPLLARGLNALMLGEAEAYHLGLPVQRIKGLTILLVALAVGASVATAGVIGFVGIVVPHLIRLAIGPDHRLLLPLSALGGATLLVGADIAARLIVAPAELPIGIVTAAVGAPFFLWLLLRRANHVDL